A region from the Pseudomonas sp. P8_229 genome encodes:
- a CDS encoding ornithine cyclodeaminase family protein, whose protein sequence is MPSTPYVIDQHQARELLTRIDVPQILRKLFRDLAAGHAVQPAQQLVEFPQGAGDFINYLGVLAEDGVYGVKTSPYIVREQGPLVTAWTLLMSMQTGQPLLLCDAGQLTTARTAATTAVAVDALAPLKASRLAIIGSGKVAQAHLHYVKGLRDWQSISMYSPNLPEDAETQALLKQIFPGLKIADSRETALAGADVIMLCTSSAGPVIDPATLSKPALITSISTNAPRAHEVPPQRLNDMQVFCDYRLTTPGSAGEMLIATEQHGWDKAAIVGDLADLLSEKVPRPGYDRHVFFRSIGLGLEDIALANAVYHLTH, encoded by the coding sequence ATGCCCAGTACGCCCTACGTGATTGACCAACATCAGGCTCGCGAGCTGCTGACGCGCATCGATGTGCCGCAGATCCTGCGCAAACTGTTTCGTGACCTCGCGGCCGGCCACGCCGTGCAACCGGCGCAACAACTGGTGGAATTCCCGCAGGGTGCCGGCGACTTCATCAATTACCTGGGCGTGCTGGCCGAAGACGGCGTGTACGGGGTCAAGACGTCGCCGTACATCGTCCGCGAACAGGGGCCGCTGGTGACGGCGTGGACCCTGTTGATGTCAATGCAAACCGGTCAGCCGTTGCTGCTGTGCGATGCCGGTCAGTTGACTACCGCGCGTACCGCCGCGACCACGGCGGTGGCGGTGGATGCCCTCGCTCCGCTGAAGGCTTCACGACTGGCGATCATCGGCAGCGGCAAGGTCGCTCAGGCGCATCTGCATTATGTGAAAGGTCTGCGTGACTGGCAGAGCATCAGCATGTATTCGCCGAACCTGCCTGAAGACGCTGAAACCCAAGCGCTGTTGAAACAGATCTTCCCCGGGCTGAAGATTGCCGACAGCCGCGAAACCGCCCTCGCCGGGGCCGACGTGATCATGCTCTGCACGTCGTCCGCAGGCCCGGTGATCGACCCGGCCACCTTGAGCAAACCGGCGCTGATCACCTCGATCAGCACCAACGCCCCGCGCGCCCATGAAGTGCCGCCGCAGCGTCTGAACGACATGCAGGTGTTCTGTGACTACCGTCTGACCACGCCAGGCTCGGCGGGTGAGATGTTGATCGCCACTGAACAGCATGGCTGGGACAAGGCTGCGATTGTCGGTGACCTTGCCGATCTGCTCAGCGAGAAAGTGCCGCGCCCCGGTTACGATCGTCACGTGTTTTTCCGTTCAATAGGCCTGGGCCTGGAAGACATTGCGCTGGCCAATGCGGTTTATCACTTAACCCACTAA